The nucleotide sequence TGTCAGAAGATAAGCAGTCCTAGTTAATGCCTCGACCTGTTGTCTGTCTCTGATTGTTTTACCTGGACAGGACCTGCGTGAAGCAGAGCTCAGCCTGCAGCAACCGGCCGAGGTGTTTCAAACAAAGACCCTTCAACATCTGGACCAGGCAGCTGTCATCTGGATGAAACTCTGATGGGTCTAAATGAGAGAAATAGGGAACTATGAGATAAATACATCTTCCTAACAGACAATAACAGAACTTTGGTATTGTTATGAAGTGGGTAGCACAATATATTCAACTTGGCTCGTTCATTATGTCAAACTAGAGATTAGAGTTGCATGATACTAAACTGACACGTCCCTTCAGGAACTTTCACCAAATGACATGAAATACTTGAATTTCAAAGAAAATAGACTGCCATTATAAAGCTCTGACTAGAAATACACACTCCTACTGGACTACTGATCCTCCAGATCAAAGGCAATTTCTCCAACATGTTCATCTCAAAGACGAGTTAATTCAGAATCAGCTGCTTATCACAAGTTGACTAACTTGATTTTGTTAACTTCTCACACATTCCTGTAGTGTCAATGCAAACCCATAAAAGCCAACCATCTATTCATTTCTATTTCTACTGTGTATTTCTcacattataaataaaacacactcttCAAATTAAGgttatttgaacattttcatgTTCAAGTTTAATATAGTTTTGGTAATTGCTCAGTAATTCACACTGTTGGCTAGGACAGAGAAAACTGACAAATTTTACTTAGGCAGACAATAAGCTTACACTCTTTCTTAGAATAGCAGCATCCATTACTGCATCCATTACAATTTAACTAATTTTAGTTAAAGTTAAAGGCATGTTTGATTTGTATATTTGTATCGATCCCACAAATTCTACACTGTAATTGTACATAAACCAGGCTGACTCAATCACACAAGGGGCCGGAATTAAAGACACAGACTATGTTGTGGGTGAAACATTTATTGAAGTACCTGCAAAATTTTGACCTGAAAAACGTTATTTTGAAAAGATTACAACTACTTGTATACTTTCTCAATGAAATAAATTCCAAATCAAGTTCTAAatgctttttaattaaaaaaataacaagagaCTGCAATAttccgcgacttaccctgacctactttcaggataagtttcatctttctatctgcaacggttgcgaagatatttggtggactaacgaacaaacaaacaaacaaacagacgaacaaacgcatgaacactgacgattacaatacatcactgcattgaagcgggatgtaaaaagggATGAAAAATTGCAAGGCTAGGCTGGATCCCACAGTTCAGACCATCATTTTCTTTACTTTCCACGATCACAAttatctcatcttcagccgcttacTCTCCTTGTGGATCACTAGTCTGCTGGACCCTATTTTGGCTGACAacaggcgagaggcggggtaccatgcacactcacatctacagttaattttgtgtgaccagttcactTAAGCTCTATTTTTttagaggtgagaggaagctggacaaAATCTTCAAGAATATCTTTAAAAGTTTTTCTTAGAATTGCTATTATCTAAAATGCTGGCTGGAAACTCAATATTTAAATGACATGGTTTGATCTACACAAAATGGTGAGCTGCTACGGTCTTGTCTGTTACAGGCCGTCATAGGGTTTGCAAACTTACTGGGGTCATTGCGGAGCTGCTTCTCAGCTGTTTCTATGGTGACGAGCAGGGATTCAGTGCAGTCGGCTCTCTTCCCAACGATGGTGAAACCGTTCCACACATACATCATCTCCTGTAGAGAAAGACATTAGCATCACTTCTTTAGATAAGTTAACACTCATTCCATCTGAATTTCCTGCGGAGCTTAgctaatcatttaaaaaaagacttgtaataattaagattttttttgcaaatgacagaaaaaaatatgactgCACCAGTGCAGGGATGACCAGGGGGATGGGGCTAGCAGCTTTGTAGCGTCTGGACTTCCTCACTGCAAATTTTTCAGTCGGGATTGACTTGCCTGCCAAACGTTGTTTCAGTCCCTCCACCTGCctgcacaaataaacacacatttatgcttTTATACTTAGAAGGACCCTAAATAAGTGTATTTCCACGTTTCTGACCTTGAACTAAGCATAACCCTATTATCATAAGTctcaaaatgactttttaagAACTAATGTCCTTgcttataaaaacaaaacacgtcCGCTACGTCTACATCTTTCTGTTATACTATGTACGACAAAAAACAATGGAACTCCACTCTGTAACATCATATCTTCTCCTCTCTACATTGCTTATGTCTTTGGATCAATACCTTCTGCCTCACTATGAAGACTGTCTTCAGCAGCGACCTGAAGACGTTTGCTCATACTACTAAGGTGTAACCATAAATTACAGCTTGAAATCTATCTGCCTTAATCTGTTGCCTTTTCTTCATACTTTAATACTCCAGTATACATCTTGACCCAGGTATGTGTTtgttgcctttttctttttccacgaTTACTCAAAATTAGTCTATTGATTTTCACGAAACTTAGAAGAAGGATGCGATATGAGCCAGTGAAGGACCCACTTTAAACTGCCTTACGGTCTGGTACATGGGTCAGACATTGTTACGACTGTTTGGCCTCAGTGGAGCTACACACTATAGCCTCAAAGATCACCTAAATAGCTCAGTGATGTCCTCCCCtgtcttcttcacctcctcctctggcATCATACTGAGGATGGCTGCTTTTTGGTACACATAGATCGCCTGGAGGGATAAAAAAAGCAAGAAGACATTACATCTATAACCACAGTCAAACCTTGTCAAACTTGCTCGAAACTCAAcatttatgtacagtacatcaATTTTAAAGtaggaaacacactcttgtACAAAATCTCTTTTTCAACAAAGGCGAAAGTCATGTTGAACCATTCAGCTATTTCATGAACTCTGAACAAGGAAGCAAACAGGTGTGGGTGTTTACCTTGGACCAGCGGCTCTCCTTGCAGAGCAGGTCAGCGTAGCGGTACGCCTGCTGCCACTCCTGCTGGTACGAGTGAGTCCACATGAGCTCCCAGTAACACATGTGGTGGACCTGTTTCCACTCCTGCTGGCTGCTGATACACTCCTCATACCTCGCACGAGCCTGAAACATACATCATCAACTGTGAAGGCAAACAAAGCCTGTAAAGACGACATAATTCCAAACTGAGTGTGTTACAGTTAtttaggatgtgtgtgtgtagttatgCACAGTGTGTTACTTAAATATATCTCAATGTCCTCTCCTTGACATTGTGATACAGCAGCTGTGAATATCAGTATACATCCAGGGAAAAAAGGTGTCATTCATCCACGTCAGACATAttcgttcttttttttaacactctCTTAGTGATTACCAATGGGAGTTTTAGTCATTTtgtaacatttcaaaaatacaaataaagtctCTTTTACCTTTAAATTTACTGTTAGATATCGGGAATGAATGATTTCTGGGTCAATAATGAGCTTATGGGAACTTTctccattttatttaaatacagcaGATTTCAGCATTTACTCTCATGACACAAAAACTCCTGGATCAATTTTCATAGGgtaaagaaagttaaaaaaaaaaaaagtggcctTGACCATTCCAgactgaaaaaagttttgatatTTCAAAAAGCTCATTTCAGTGTCCAGGTTTGCTTTCAACATTAAATGAAGGCGTAAtgtgaatgatgatgatgtgaatgATCAAAGATAGAAAGATGTGTGTGCTCTACACACCTTTTCAAAGTTTCCTCGCAGTGAGGCAATGCGAGCACTGTAAAAAAGAATGATGGAGccctgaaagaagaaaaaaaaatacaacacaaatgaagtaaaatattaGTTAAGAAGTTTAAATTTGAAAGTAATccaataatttgttttactttagGGTATTTGTGCTGGTACGGCTCCAGCAGAGCTTCAGCCTCCACCAGGTTCCCCTCTCCAGTTCCTAGTCAAACACAGCATTAAACGCTTCAGTCATAATTCACAAGATAAATAAACGATACCTGAGGAGCAAAGTCTGACATTTAATCCTTCATAAATCTGAAAGACAGGGAATGATTGTAGAAACAATAACCGACTGTGAAATTGATAAAGTGTATTATAACAAGAGCTAAAATGGTTCCCTGGCTAGTTTAATTATTTGATCAAAATTACTGAAATTCACCAAGACAAATTTCCATGTGTTGTGTATGTGATGCACTAGCGGCAAAGTCAGTCTATGTTAGTATTGGTATAATTGTATGTGATTTAACATTAATTAGTGTGATGAATTAGGTTGAAATTAAGACTTTAAAAGTATGCAAGTTAATTATGGCAATATTGAATGGCTGGTTAAGAAATGCAGACAGGCTAATGGATAACTGGAAAGGGACATGTACATTAGCTAAGTTAACATCTATTTTCTGCAGTGGTAAATATTGCATAAAAGTGCACAGCCAGTCTCAGTTTCGAGTCTGTTGATatgcttcctttttccttttcaatcACATCCCTTAAAActtaaaagacacaaacatattgttcatttcacagattttttttttcttttgtatgatGGTGTTGCTGAGTATTTCTTATTGGATTACTCAATCCATCTTCAGAATAACAAATAGAATAACgtattacttaaaaaaaaacaacaacaacaacatttacaGCAGTCCCAGTTTGAATTAAATAAGAATGGTGTATTTGTGTTTCCCTACCAAGTATCAGTGACACATATGTGTGGTAGAAGAGCAGAGTCAGCACAGAAAGGATCGAGCGCAAACTGCAAGTGGAGGCTCCTTCTCTCAACTGGGACAAGCCAAACTCCTacaaagacagagatgggatCGCTGCTGATATTCAGACAACATTCAAATTTTTTGCAAGGATTTGCGTTTAAAGGGATGTGCTTACCCTGTTTCCTGAGAATCCAATAAACTCTAGCAACCTCAAAATCCTCTGGGGAAGAAGAGACAACATCTGAAAGACATAGAGAGAGAATTTATAGAAATTATAACGAAATTGTTTCATAATCCACATGTTAATTTTAAACTCAcagatttttaaatcaaaacctCTCATAAAACCCACCAGATTGAAAGAGCCAATGCCCAGTTTGACTCCGCTCTCAAACTGTTTGAATGAATCCAATTGGCTGTTCATGTCCTGAGTGGTGTTGAGGACAT is from Antennarius striatus isolate MH-2024 chromosome 23, ASM4005453v1, whole genome shotgun sequence and encodes:
- the LOC137590534 gene encoding tetratricopeptide repeat protein 39B — translated: MAHVGNGAPAEEEEDCFEDAFDRIPATCQMDLHTAIQETQCALSLVLNNKFSDALDLLKPCWKDSMYHALGYSSILVMQAAMTFEHRDIQTAMATIKQALQTCQRFRRRNSVVGSLSSLISKQSNLQEEEMHAEICYAECLLQKATLTFVQDENMISFIKGGIKIRTSYQIYKDCQNVLNTTQDMNSQLDSFKQFESGVKLGIGSFNLMLSLLPQRILRLLEFIGFSGNREFGLSQLREGASTCSLRSILSVLTLLFYHTYVSLILGTGEGNLVEAEALLEPYQHKYPKGSIILFYSARIASLRGNFEKARARYEECISSQQEWKQVHHMCYWELMWTHSYQQEWQQAYRYADLLCKESRWSKAIYVYQKAAILSMMPEEEVKKTGEDITELFRQVEGLKQRLAGKSIPTEKFAVRKSRRYKAASPIPLVIPALEMMYVWNGFTIVGKRADCTESLLVTIETAEKQLRNDPNPSEFHPDDSCLVQMLKGLCLKHLGRLLQAELCFTQVLSSESRIRYDHYLIPFTLYELGLLYKLQGDFTKATTYIENAKLNYKDYSMESRLHFRIHAALNSLRGSPVGTP